One genomic region from Nostoc sphaeroides encodes:
- a CDS encoding class I SAM-dependent methyltransferase — protein sequence MQPSNVEINQEFWNNYAKKWDKSQVVLGNQKITDDERDNYINYLGDEWATVEDAVDIVNEYITPFIDQDSTVAEIGVGGGRIAAKVVEKVKKLYCFDVAEEMLKNAEAALSKDPQIEFHLIKNCQFEPEFSDKFDFVYSFDVFVHLDLLTIWKYLNSIYKTLKSGGRAFIHTTNITTPNGWARFAAYNNDEVLYQPTSPDAIKLLIEKSQFKVIKESSPDGKNFYSDRDYLVVIQK from the coding sequence ATGCAGCCATCAAACGTTGAAATTAATCAAGAATTCTGGAATAATTACGCCAAAAAATGGGATAAATCTCAAGTTGTTCTAGGTAATCAAAAGATTACAGATGATGAAAGAGATAATTACATCAATTATTTAGGTGATGAATGGGCCACTGTAGAAGATGCAGTCGATATTGTGAATGAATATATTACACCATTTATTGATCAAGACAGCACAGTGGCAGAAATAGGTGTTGGTGGTGGTAGGATTGCCGCAAAAGTAGTTGAAAAGGTAAAAAAATTATACTGTTTCGACGTAGCAGAAGAGATGCTAAAAAACGCTGAAGCAGCGCTTAGTAAAGATCCTCAGATAGAGTTTCATTTAATAAAAAATTGTCAATTTGAACCTGAGTTTAGCGACAAATTTGATTTTGTCTATTCCTTCGATGTATTTGTACATTTAGATTTACTAACAATTTGGAAATACTTAAACAGTATTTATAAAACTCTCAAGTCAGGCGGAAGAGCTTTTATTCATACCACTAATATAACTACACCGAATGGTTGGGCAAGGTTTGCTGCATATAATAATGATGAAGTATTGTATCAGCCCACTTCACCAGATGCAATTAAGTTGTTAATAGAAAAATCGCAATTTAAAGTGATTAAAGAGTCCAGTCCAGATGGAAAAAACTTTTATTCGGATCGGGATTATTTAGTCGTAATACAGAAGTAA